One Mobula hypostoma chromosome 5, sMobHyp1.1, whole genome shotgun sequence DNA segment encodes these proteins:
- the LOC134346270 gene encoding growth hormone secretagogue receptor type 1-like isoform X1 — MPRVWEQEPTEMAAVNDTAFPNSISRLLYHIPEGLFPRPVLIGITVVCVLLFLVGVVGNTMTVLLVARYREMKSSTNLFLCSMALSDLFILLCMPLDLYKLWRLRPWPLGQLACKLSQYVSEGCTYGSTLHVTALSVERYVAVCFPLRAKVLLTRSRIKAAILGLWALALASAGPVFVLVAVEFINGTDPAETSECKSSKSGARSGLLSAMAWVSSLYFLVPTCCLAVLYSLIGRKLWRRPKSRRDRSNRRTVKMLAVIVLVFVLCWLPFHIERNLLLLTAGSAGMYTISRCFQALSFTLFYLSAAINPVLYNLMSARYRAAAGKLLGLRAAGDRRRGWRRKERSQSLPQSSESGHCCPGLESVV, encoded by the exons ATGCCACGGGTTTGGGAGCAGGAGCCCACTGAGATGGCCGCAGTGAATGACACAGCCTTCCCCAACTCCATTTCCAGGCTGCTCTACCACATCCCCGAGGGGCTCTTCCCTCGGCCCGTCCTGATTGGGATCACGGTGGTCTGCGTCCTCCTCTTCTTGGTCGGCGTGGTGGGGAACACTATGACCGTGCTGCTGGTGGCCAGGTACAGAGAGATGAAAAGTTCCACCAACCTCTTCCTTTGCAGCATGGCCCTGTCGGACCTCTTCATCCTTCTCTGCATGCCCCTGGACCTCTACAAGCTCTGGAGGCTGCGCCCCTGGCCTCTGGGGCAGCTGGCCTGCAAGTTGTCCCAGTATGTCAGCGAAGGCTGCACCTACGGCTCCACCCTCCACGTGACCGCCCTCAGCGTGGAGAGGTACGTGGCCGTCTGCTTCCCGCTCCGGGCCAAGGTACTGCTCACCCGGTCGCGGATCAAGGCGGCCATCTTGGGCCTCTGGGCCCTGGCCCTGGCTAGCGCCGGCCCCGTCTTCGTCCTTGTGGCCGTGGAGTTCATCAACGGCACCGACCCGGCGGAGACCAGCGAGTGCAAGAGCAGCAAATCTGGTGCCCGGTCGGGACTGCTCAGTGCCATGGCCTGGGTCTCCAGCCTCTACTTCCTGGTGCCCACCTGTTGCCTGGCCGTCCTCTACAGCCTGATCGGACGCAAGCTGTGGAGGAGGCCCAAGTCCCGCCGGGACAGGAGCAACAGGCGCACTGTCAAGATGCTGG CTGTCATCGTCCTGGTGTTCGTGTTGTGCTGGCTGCCCTTCCACATCGAGAGGAACCTCCTCCTGCTGACAGCCGGCAGCGCGGGGATGTACACAATCAGCCGCTGTTTCCAGGCCCTCTCCTTCACCCTCTTTTACCTCAGCGCCGCCATCAACCCCGTCCTCTACAACCTCATGTCGGCAAGGTACAGAGCCGCTGCAGGCAAGCTGCTGGGCCTGAGAGCGGCCGGGGACAGGaggagaggttggaggagaaaagAGAGGTCGCAGTCTCTCCCACAAAGCAGTGAGAGTGGCCACTGTTGCCCAGGATTGGAAAGTGTTGTCTAA
- the LOC134346270 gene encoding growth hormone secretagogue receptor type 1-like isoform X2, whose protein sequence is MPRVWEQEPTEMAAVNDTAFPNSISRLLYHIPEGLFPRPVLIGITVVCVLLFLVGVVGNTMTVLLVARYREMKSSTNLFLCSMALSDLFILLCMPLDLYKLWRLRPWPLGQLACKLSQYVSEGCTYGSTLHVTALSVERYVAVCFPLRAKVLLTRSRIKAAILGLWALALASAGPVFVLVAVEFINGTDPAETSECKSSKSGARSGLLSAMAWVSSLYFLVPTCCLAVLYSLIGRKLWRRPKSRRDRSNRRTVKMLASTAPEKTTQVCSRSSDSSNLTGTISISFL, encoded by the exons ATGCCACGGGTTTGGGAGCAGGAGCCCACTGAGATGGCCGCAGTGAATGACACAGCCTTCCCCAACTCCATTTCCAGGCTGCTCTACCACATCCCCGAGGGGCTCTTCCCTCGGCCCGTCCTGATTGGGATCACGGTGGTCTGCGTCCTCCTCTTCTTGGTCGGCGTGGTGGGGAACACTATGACCGTGCTGCTGGTGGCCAGGTACAGAGAGATGAAAAGTTCCACCAACCTCTTCCTTTGCAGCATGGCCCTGTCGGACCTCTTCATCCTTCTCTGCATGCCCCTGGACCTCTACAAGCTCTGGAGGCTGCGCCCCTGGCCTCTGGGGCAGCTGGCCTGCAAGTTGTCCCAGTATGTCAGCGAAGGCTGCACCTACGGCTCCACCCTCCACGTGACCGCCCTCAGCGTGGAGAGGTACGTGGCCGTCTGCTTCCCGCTCCGGGCCAAGGTACTGCTCACCCGGTCGCGGATCAAGGCGGCCATCTTGGGCCTCTGGGCCCTGGCCCTGGCTAGCGCCGGCCCCGTCTTCGTCCTTGTGGCCGTGGAGTTCATCAACGGCACCGACCCGGCGGAGACCAGCGAGTGCAAGAGCAGCAAATCTGGTGCCCGGTCGGGACTGCTCAGTGCCATGGCCTGGGTCTCCAGCCTCTACTTCCTGGTGCCCACCTGTTGCCTGGCCGTCCTCTACAGCCTGATCGGACGCAAGCTGTGGAGGAGGCCCAAGTCCCGCCGGGACAGGAGCAACAGGCGCACTGTCAAGATGCTGG cctccactgctccagagaaaacaactcaagtttgttcaCGCTCTTCTGACAGCTCAAACCTTACTGGAACCATATcaatatccttcttgtaa
- the LOC134346270 gene encoding growth hormone secretagogue receptor type 1-like isoform X3: MPRVWEQEPTEMAAVNDTAFPNSISRLLYHIPEGLFPRPVLIGITVVCVLLFLVGVVGNTMTVLLVARYREMKSSTNLFLCSMALSDLFILLCMPLDLYKLWRLRPWPLGQLACKLSQYVSEGCTYGSTLHVTALSVERYVAVCFPLRAKVLLTRSRIKAAILGLWALALASAGPVFVLVAVEFINGTDPAETSECKSSKSGARSGLLSAMAWVSSLYFLVPTCCLAVLYSLIGRKLWRRPKSRRDRSNRRTVKMLGSRKVPRFNPSERRSSSTSND, from the exons ATGCCACGGGTTTGGGAGCAGGAGCCCACTGAGATGGCCGCAGTGAATGACACAGCCTTCCCCAACTCCATTTCCAGGCTGCTCTACCACATCCCCGAGGGGCTCTTCCCTCGGCCCGTCCTGATTGGGATCACGGTGGTCTGCGTCCTCCTCTTCTTGGTCGGCGTGGTGGGGAACACTATGACCGTGCTGCTGGTGGCCAGGTACAGAGAGATGAAAAGTTCCACCAACCTCTTCCTTTGCAGCATGGCCCTGTCGGACCTCTTCATCCTTCTCTGCATGCCCCTGGACCTCTACAAGCTCTGGAGGCTGCGCCCCTGGCCTCTGGGGCAGCTGGCCTGCAAGTTGTCCCAGTATGTCAGCGAAGGCTGCACCTACGGCTCCACCCTCCACGTGACCGCCCTCAGCGTGGAGAGGTACGTGGCCGTCTGCTTCCCGCTCCGGGCCAAGGTACTGCTCACCCGGTCGCGGATCAAGGCGGCCATCTTGGGCCTCTGGGCCCTGGCCCTGGCTAGCGCCGGCCCCGTCTTCGTCCTTGTGGCCGTGGAGTTCATCAACGGCACCGACCCGGCGGAGACCAGCGAGTGCAAGAGCAGCAAATCTGGTGCCCGGTCGGGACTGCTCAGTGCCATGGCCTGGGTCTCCAGCCTCTACTTCCTGGTGCCCACCTGTTGCCTGGCCGTCCTCTACAGCCTGATCGGACGCAAGCTGTGGAGGAGGCCCAAGTCCCGCCGGGACAGGAGCAACAGGCGCACTGTCAAGATGCTGG GGAGCAGAAAAGTCCCGAGATTCAACCCCTCGGAGAGAAGGAGCTCTTCAACTTCAAATGACTGA